From the genome of Argentina anserina chromosome 4, drPotAnse1.1, whole genome shotgun sequence, one region includes:
- the LOC126791785 gene encoding uncharacterized protein LOC126791785 yields the protein MISKASMPRWMLAKKLGRAKKAWKSFTGKVQLKVHELNIPNTIKTITNRLLDLRYLRLLIPSKLRALTKTSSTFSRNQYYNHHYQHNSKFLHKNGTTIHIDDLFAQSAGNTHTKKQQLDAQAETSRGKEGLDEGNVATRNGKSVYSVEDAWQAVVARSPQLRVVDERAEEFIYKFRQDMKLQKERSNLEFQERLARSA from the coding sequence ATGATTTCGAAAGCTTCGATGCCACGCTGGATGCTAGCAAAGAAGCTCGGCCGTGCTAAGAAGGCATGGAAGAGCTTCACTGGAAAAGTACAGTTGAAAGTCCACGAGCTCAACATCCCCAACACCATCAAAACCATCACTAACCGCCTTCTTGACTTGCGCTATCTGCGCTTGTTAATCCCTTCGAAACTACGCGCTCTCACTAAAACTTCCTCTACCTTTTCTCGGAACCAATACTACAACCACCACTACCAACACAACAGCAAGTTTCTCCATAAGAATGGTACAACTATACATATAGACGACCTCTTTGCACAGTCTGCAGGCAATACGCACACCAAGAAGCAACAGTTAGATGCGCAAGCTGAAACAAGTAGAGGCAAAGAAGGGCTTGACGAAGGAAATGTTGCAACGAGAAACGGCAAGAGTGTTTATAGCGTTGAAGATGCATGGCAAGCAGTGGTCGCTAGGTCGCCACAGCTGCGGGTCGTGGACGAGAGGGCGGAGGAGTTTATATACAAGTTCAGGCAAGACATGAAGCTACAGAAGGAAAGGTCTAACCTTGAATTCCAGGAGAGGTTGGCTCGAAGTGCCTAG